The genomic DNA CAGATTGAGAGGATGCATGTCTCTCCAACTCTCCTCAAGAAATATTTCATTGGTAGTTCTCTCTTTTCTTAATTGTTTTTTGGCACCAACTCCTCTATGGATTTGATAGTTTGGTGGAGGTGCAGGGAGTGTCTTAAGTGGAGCTGGGAGTAGTCCATCTCCCAAGGCATCTGCAGAGGAATGGGTGAAAATGGTGAACACTTTTCAAAAGGCAGCTCTTTCGACTCGACTCGGAATCCCTATCTTCTATGGAGCTGATGCCACCCACGGCAACAACAATGTCTACAACGCTACTATTTTCCCTCACAATGTCGGCCTCGGAGCCACCAGGCAAGTCTAACGTTTAACACAATGTTGACACGAAAATGAGATCCTAACATCAATGGTGGAATAGAGATCCAGCCCTTGTCAAGAGGATCGGAGCAGCGACTGCACTCGAAGTTAGGAACGGGAATCAACTACAATTTCGCACCCAGCCTTGCTGTAAGCAAATGATACCTAAAGTCCTAAACTAAACTCAACAGTGTTAAGTATCGGGTCAAGTCACTATTTATTTGACTACAGGTTTGCAGAGATCCAAGATGGGGCCAATGTTTCGAAAGCTATAGCGAAGATCCTAAGGTGGTTCGAGCAATGACAGAATTCATACCCGGTTTGCAGGGCGACATTCCTCCCGCTTCCAAAAAGGGTGTCCCCTTTCTTGCTGGAAAGTAAAAATCTCCATTTCTTTCTGTATTTCAACCCAGAACAAAATTTTGGTTGCCTAACAAGTGAGGATATATATTTGTTTACCTAAGAAAAAAGGTCGCAGCCTGTGCAAAAGGTTTTGTGGGTGAAGGCGGAACCGTAAATGGCATTGATAAGAACAACACAGAGCTTGACTTTCATGGATTGCTCAGCATTCACATGCTTCCATACCTGGATTCAATCAGAAAAGGTGTCATCTCAGTCATGGTGGCTTATTCAAGCTGGAATGGCAGGAAAATGCATGCTAACCGTGATCTACTTACAGGTTTCCTAAAACACAAGCTCAAATTCAGGGTAATACGCATTAAATGATAGATATGATGTTTTCATTAAAGTTGCCCCGAGAGAATAAAAAGACAATACTGAGTGCACACATAAATTGCAGGGCTTCATCATATCAAGTTGGCTTGGCATTGACAGAATTACAGATCCACCTCATTCAAACTATTCCCATTCAATTGAAGCTGGTATTCTTGCAGGCATAGACATAGTGAGTGTTAGACATTTCCCGAAGCTGTAGACAAGACATTTAGAAAACAGCTAGCTACAACACGAAGATGTACAGTCATCCTTCTGTCTAATGTCAGATGTTTAACTATTCCAGGTTATGCTGGAAGATAATCTCACAGAATTTATTGATGATCTGACCTACCAAGTGAAGAGTAACAATATCCCAATGAGCAGGATAGATGATGCTGTGTTGAGAATATTAAGGGTGAAGTTCACCATGGGTCTCTTTGAGAACCCTTTGGCCGACCTTAGCTTGGTAAACCAACTTGGCAGCCAGGTATACCATCTGCTGATTTTAGTTGTAAACCTTCCTGCTACTGTTTATTGTCCTTGCAATTCAACTTTAACTGAAGCATACTTTTTTTGGAAAGAATCATCGGGAATTGTCCAGGGAAGCAGTGAGGAGATCACTAGTGCTTctgaaaaatggtaaaagtacTAATCAGCCATTGCTTCCCCTTAAAAAGGATGTGCAGAAAGTACTTGTTACAGGAACTCATGCTGATAATCTTGGATATCAATGTGGAGGCTGGACAGTTGAATGGCAGGGTGTCAAAGACAGTGATCCCATAGTTGGTATAGCTTTAAATTTTAATACCCTCAATGAAATCTAAACAAGTTCCCGACATATTAGATGGATTAGTTTTCCATAACAAAATAGCAATATAGCTTTCATCAAAGCACATCTTTACATATAACAGAGTTGTACTGAAAATAGGAGTACATATAGCTGACTTTCTCATAAATCTGCATTTGCAGGAACCACGGTCTTAAATGCTATCAGAAAGACAGTAGACCCTTCCACTCAAGTTGTCCACATGATAAACCCTGGCATGGATCTAGTGAAGCCACAGAATTTCTCTTATGCCATCATTGTTGTGGGTGAGATCCCATATGCTGAGGAAAAAGGAGACAGCAAAAACCTAACTATAATTGAACCAGGTCCAAGTACTATCAGGAACGTCTGCAGGGTTGTCAGATGCGTTGTTGTTATCATATCTGGGCGTCCAGTGACAATTGAGCCTTACCTAGACAAGATAGACGCACTTGTCGCAGCTTGGCTTCCAGGAACAGAAGGCCAAGGTGTAGCTGATGTCCTATTTGGTCAATATGGTTTCACTGGAAAACTTCCTAGACTTGGTTCAAATCAGTCAGACCAGCTCCCCATGATGTAGGCGATCCACATTATGATCCTTTGTTCCCATTTGGATTTGGCCTGACAACTTAACCTAGGCAAGGATGCTAAATCTTTAGTGATAGTTACTCAATATAACTAGAACCAATGCATTAATGATGAATAATTACTAAAAGGAACTGCCAGTGAGTTTTGCTTACAACATTTCTATAACTGCAGCCTACTGAATTTGGCTCCCCAGATAAGCACAGCACTAGTTTGTCGGTTAATGTGGCCTTACCACGGGAAAATCATCAATACCTGATTCCTATTATTAGTTATCAAGCTCTCATGATAAAAACATTGAGATAAAGGTCATAACCAATACAATTAAGAAGTTAGGGGAACAAAAACTGACAAATTCTTCAAATTTATAGTAGCACTGCATTTTGGAATTTCGAAAACGAACACAAAAGCACAAATTCATGGCCAACACATAATCCAACTACTAATTCCTCTACTTCCTAAAGCATTGCGATCACATAAGCATTCTAGCCAAGCAATGTAAAGACTATCACCTCAGTAATATCCAACCCCAGCCATATCATTCCTTGAAAACTGCGCCGCTTCAGCTCCGTTTCCTAGAACCAGAATCCTCCCATTCCGACGTACAGCAATCTCTCTGATTCGACGGACGAGTCCAGTTATCGGATCATTGAATATTTTAGTCTCGAGATTCCCTTCCACGTACAATGTAGAACCGGGGACGAGATTCTTCGCGGCGAGTTCGCCCAATTTCTCAGGATACACAGAAATCCTGTGCCACTGCACCGCGCAGCGATTGGCGTAATCACGCGGCTCCTCGTTGTCCAGCGGCCTCCGATTGTTGCGAATGCCACCCGTGCCGAGCGAAATTAGGGTTACTATTTTCCCGCTTTTCAGCCGCTTTTGAATCGGCGCCTGCCCAACCTGCCCTACCAATATCGCCTTGTAAATGCCGAGGTCCAAGCCGTTTTCGAGGGGTCGATCGGTATTGGTGCGCTGCTGGTTTGGAGGGGGAGAATCGGGTGGTGAGTCGGAATCGGAAACGGATTCTGGGGAGGAGAGACTTTTGGTGCAGAAAGAGAGAGATGTGTTCGAGAGTGGTCTGTGCTTCGAGAGAATGGCAGCGGATAgttttctagagagagaagacGCCATGGAAGTGCTAACGAAGCTTCTGCAGTCTGCACTCGACTTGTGAGATTAAAATGGAAGAGATGACGCAGAAAATAAAGAGACATACTTTTGcgtatttatgttttttatttttctgattCCAAATTTTTGTTTAAACGCAATGCTGTCTATTattcgtcccttaaccgtcttttaaattactatttttgGACTCCATTATACTTTTTCACTCTATAtcttaattaagggacggaacctgcaaccctccatttTTTATCTGctcatttcttaaattactatcattcaatttcatttttaatttttatttcaacaaattcaattaataaaatacaattcattaaataaaataaaataaaattacaacataaaattcgtaaaatcctaaaaaaattaaaatacataatttaataatttcctccgCCAAATTTTGCTCAAATGTGTTCCATtggatcatcttggagttgggcgtgggcggtagagtcatgtgtccttgcccgaatagacaaccgttcttgtatagacggatgcactccactgcgaggcggactacttgcggtagagcttccgggggcttcagggtcgaaccaatttcccgcctctggtccttcgtcttggacaatcatgttgtgcaagattatgcacgtatacatgatgtcgaccatactctcc from Salvia splendens isolate huo1 unplaced genomic scaffold, SspV2 ctg981, whole genome shotgun sequence includes the following:
- the LOC121791976 gene encoding single-stranded DNA-binding protein, mitochondrial-like: MASSLSRKLSAAILSKHRPLSNTSLSFCTKSLSSPESVSDSDSPPDSPPPNQQRTNTDRPLENGLDLGIYKAILVGQVGQAPIQKRLKSGKIVTLISLGTGGIRNNRRPLDNEEPRDYANRCAVQWHRISVYPEKLGELAAKNLVPGSTLYVEGNLETKIFNDPITGLVRRIREIAVRRNGRILVLGNGAEAAQFSRNDMAGVGYY